GGGCGCGGAAATGGCGATGTCGCAGAAACCGTCCGCGTTATAATCCCCGGTGGCTACACTATAGCCGAATTTATCGTAGATATTGTAATACACACTCCAATCGTCAAATCCGTTCATCGGATCGCCGCCCAGCCAGACCGCCATCCTGCGCAAATAATAAGTAGCGCAGACCACATCGTCGTAGCCGTCATTGTTGAAGTCGCCGTAGCCCACTCCTTCCATTCTTTGCTCCACATAGTCGGGCCGCAACTCCACCGACGGGGTGTTGGGATCTATGGCTTCCGACCCGTACCATAATCTGATCCTTCCACTTGTGTAATCACTATAGCCCAGGAAATCAGCGTAACCATCAGCGTTCAGGTCTCCCAGGGGTTCGCATATCCTGGTGGAGCCGCTGGAGGAATTCCGCAGAATCAGGTGCTCAGTGAAGGACCGGTCCGGGTTTCCGTTAAAAAGCCTGATCACATCGTATTCTGTCGAACCTGTCCCGCCTCGCCTGTATCCTATGGCAAAATCGTCATAACCGTCATTGTCAATGTCCCCTATGCCGTTTATTCCAGTGGCATACGACAAGATATTATCGTTCCCAAAGACAAACTGGCGTTCGAAGGAACCGCCCCAGAAGATGCCGTATGAACGTCCATTGTGGCCGACATAATCGATGTAATAAACCCCAATGTCGCCATATCCGTCGCCGTCAACATCGCCAAGCTTGAACATTTGGCCAAAATGCTCACCAGGTGGCGGAATCTCGATGCGATCCGGCGCGGAAAGGTCGTCCGTGTTTCCATAATAAAACATAAACCTTATACTATCGCTGACATAGGGTGTAAAATCCTCAATCATCAGATCGTCGAAACCGTCCCCGTTCACGTCGCCTACATTCTCTATGCTGTTAATCACCCTGCTCGTGCCGTTGGGATAATCGCCTTCCAAAGTCACGGCGGGCGGAGTGTTTGAATTGAAGCCAGGTCCTCCGTAGTAGATATAGACTTTACCTCTGGAGGGTGTGCTAGGGTACTCCCAGCCATAACCGGCAGAAAAAATGGCAAGATCGTCATAACCGTCATGGTTAAAATCCAGTGTTATAACCGACCAACCAAAACAAGCGCCGTTGTGTTCCCCCACCAATTCGGCGATGATCGGCATGTCGCGCTGCCCGAACAGGGCAACAGCGAATAGCATTGCCGCAAAAAGCGCCGCCAGTTTTTTACTCGTGCTCATGGCCACCTCCTGAAAAGAGGGTTATAACGGGGCGGGAAAGTGTGACAATCAAGCTGGAGCCGTGAATCTCGCGCCCCGTGCTCATCAATCTTCCAATGATTGTATGCTTACTGTGTAAGTTTTATTCTGCCCATATGCTTGTCAAGGATTATTTTCGAACCTTTTACCTAATGTCCAAGAATAATATTCTGGTCGTGTTTATGGTGGCTTGTGTTTAGTTTAGTTAGGCAAAGATGTTTGAGACTTGCAGTGATTATTTAGAAACAACGTTGTAGCT
Above is a window of Candidatus Syntrophosphaera sp. DNA encoding:
- a CDS encoding FG-GAP repeat protein, translated to MSTSKKLAALFAAMLFAVALFGQRDMPIIAELVGEHNGACFGWSVITLDFNHDGYDDLAIFSAGYGWEYPSTPSRGKVYIYYGGPGFNSNTPPAVTLEGDYPNGTSRVINSIENVGDVNGDGFDDLMIEDFTPYVSDSIRFMFYYGNTDDLSAPDRIEIPPPGEHFGQMFKLGDVDGDGYGDIGVYYIDYVGHNGRSYGIFWGGSFERQFVFGNDNILSYATGINGIGDIDNDGYDDFAIGYRRGGTGSTEYDVIRLFNGNPDRSFTEHLILRNSSSGSTRICEPLGDLNADGYADFLGYSDYTSGRIRLWYGSEAIDPNTPSVELRPDYVEQRMEGVGYGDFNNDGYDDVVCATYYLRRMAVWLGGDPMNGFDDWSVYYNIYDKFGYSVATGDYNADGFCDIAISAPEFDSYWPEPGRVFIFGGHSEMTANDDPTAPGGEDHFSLRLSPNPVGRDGTIDLTIRGCDSKPNQTLKIEIFDIRGRRVYLSEGDKFTGGTFHKSLQLRDLASGVYICRVKLGNLVISAKISMIK